In Mastigocladopsis repens PCC 10914, a single window of DNA contains:
- the hisA gene encoding 1-(5-phosphoribosyl)-5-[(5-phosphoribosylamino)methylideneamino]imidazole-4-carboxamide isomerase translates to MEVIPAIDLLEGRCVRLYQGDYQKSQVFNDNPVEVAQQWVEQGATRLHVVDLDGAKTGKLVNRAAIEAIAQEVSVPIQVGGGLRDRSNVQQLLNIGVERIILGTIAVEQPEMVQQLCQEFPGQVVIGIDARNGLVATRGWQETSQVLATQLAVQMQELGAAAIIYTDIHRDGTLSGPNIEALRSLAATISIPIIASGGVSSVTDLLSLLALEPQGVTGVIVGRALYTGDVSLREAVRAVGQGRIQDIPPNIDFSAFA, encoded by the coding sequence ATGGAAGTTATTCCGGCGATAGATTTACTAGAAGGTCGCTGCGTGCGACTTTATCAGGGAGATTATCAAAAATCGCAAGTTTTTAACGATAACCCAGTTGAAGTGGCTCAACAGTGGGTGGAACAGGGCGCCACTAGATTACACGTAGTTGATTTGGATGGGGCGAAAACAGGTAAATTAGTCAACCGGGCGGCAATTGAAGCAATAGCTCAAGAGGTGTCGGTACCTATTCAAGTTGGTGGAGGGTTGCGCGATCGCTCCAATGTGCAACAATTACTCAATATAGGCGTAGAGCGTATCATTTTAGGAACCATAGCCGTAGAACAACCCGAGATGGTACAACAACTCTGTCAAGAATTTCCCGGACAGGTTGTTATTGGTATTGATGCTCGTAATGGACTAGTGGCGACTCGCGGTTGGCAAGAAACTTCACAAGTGTTAGCAACCCAACTGGCTGTACAAATGCAAGAATTGGGAGCAGCCGCCATTATCTACACAGATATCCATCGTGATGGTACCCTTTCAGGACCGAATATAGAAGCTTTGCGATCGCTTGCGGCTACAATTTCCATTCCTATTATTGCGTCTGGTGGTGTGAGTTCTGTCACCGATTTGTTAAGTTTACTGGCGTTAGAACCACAAGGCGTAACTGGCGTCATTGTTGGTCGTGCGCTGTACACTGGAGATGTTTCTCTTAGAGAAGCAGTGCGTGCGGTTGGTCAAGGACGTATCCAGGATATTCCGCCCAATATAGATTTTTCAGCGTTTGCCTAA
- a CDS encoding IS5/IS1182 family transposase, whose protein sequence is MYFYQTIVGSLFEHIQHHPLDAQRLIGLKYEQLEQLLEQAREVHNQKQVSSESKKVRIIAGGGGRRPKLSLEEQIILTLTYLRHLTTFQLLGIQFGVSETTANDTFNYWFPILGELLPPSLLEQVKKNSSDYQVVQEILTEFELIVDSYEQPRERPGEYEEQKEYYSGKKKNHTMKNQIIVLPEGKDIIDVVAGKPGTKSDINLFREHQKGFDPNQRFHGDKAYAGEESIKTPTKKPKKQELTPEQKERNKELAKERIFVEHLIRVVKIFRVAQERFRLNPNKYEQIIMTICGLVRLRLGTLVFSS, encoded by the coding sequence ATGTATTTTTACCAAACTATTGTGGGTTCTCTATTTGAGCATATTCAACATCATCCTCTAGATGCACAGCGTTTAATTGGTCTCAAGTATGAGCAATTAGAGCAACTTTTAGAACAAGCGAGAGAGGTGCATAACCAAAAACAAGTATCATCTGAGTCTAAAAAGGTAAGAATTATTGCGGGTGGAGGAGGTCGCAGACCTAAACTGTCGTTGGAAGAGCAAATAATTTTAACTTTGACATATCTCAGACATTTAACAACATTTCAATTGCTGGGCATCCAATTTGGGGTAAGTGAGACAACTGCAAACGATACATTCAATTATTGGTTTCCAATTCTAGGAGAATTATTACCACCAAGCCTACTTGAGCAGGTAAAAAAAAACTCAAGTGACTACCAAGTTGTTCAAGAAATTTTAACCGAGTTTGAGCTAATAGTAGATAGCTATGAACAGCCAAGAGAGCGGCCTGGGGAATATGAAGAGCAAAAAGAATATTACTCTGGCAAAAAGAAAAACCATACTATGAAAAATCAAATTATCGTTTTACCTGAGGGGAAAGATATTATTGATGTAGTAGCAGGAAAACCAGGAACAAAAAGTGACATCAATTTATTTCGAGAACATCAAAAAGGATTTGACCCCAATCAGAGGTTTCATGGTGACAAAGCATACGCAGGAGAAGAATCAATCAAGACCCCAACGAAAAAGCCAAAAAAACAAGAATTAACTCCGGAACAAAAAGAACGAAATAAAGAATTGGCCAAGGAACGAATATTTGTTGAACATTTAATTCGTGTCGTGAAAATATTCCGAGTAGCCCAAGAACGGTTTCGGTTAAATCCTAATAAATATGAACAAATAATTATGACTATTTGTGGACTTGTAAGACTCCGACTTGGAACCTTAGTTTTCTCATCATAA
- a CDS encoding hydrogenase maturation protease, translating into MFTIIGCGNLNRSDDAVGVIIAQRLQQYLAQHPHPHVRVYDCGTAGMEVMFQARGSKKLIIIDASSTGSEPGAVFKVPGKELEALPEPSYNLHDFRWDNALAAGRKIFKEDFPQEVTVYLIEADNLGFGLELSSRVQHSADLVLEEITGIIKQYIFQF; encoded by the coding sequence ATGTTCACAATTATTGGTTGCGGAAATCTTAACCGCAGTGACGACGCTGTAGGTGTAATAATTGCCCAACGCTTACAACAATATCTTGCTCAACATCCTCATCCTCATGTGCGAGTTTATGACTGTGGTACCGCAGGGATGGAAGTCATGTTTCAAGCAAGAGGTAGCAAAAAGTTAATTATTATTGATGCAAGTTCAACAGGTTCTGAACCAGGCGCTGTTTTTAAAGTTCCTGGGAAAGAACTTGAAGCCTTACCGGAACCGAGTTATAACTTGCATGATTTTCGCTGGGATAATGCTTTAGCCGCTGGGCGAAAAATCTTTAAAGAAGATTTTCCCCAAGAGGTGACAGTTTATTTAATTGAAGCGGACAATCTTGGTTTTGGACTAGAGTTAAGTTCTCGTGTCCAACATTCTGCTGACTTGGTTTTAGAAGAAATCACTGGAATTATTAAGCAGTATATCTTTCAGTTTTAG
- a CDS encoding DUF2499 domain-containing protein has protein sequence MHALSIPTWIIHISSVIEWIAAIWLIWKYGEVTANHAWWALSFAMLPALVSAMCACTWHYFDNPESLEWMVTLQAAMTLVGNFTLWAAAVLIWRSTNAKTASSPVSTKPMNLE, from the coding sequence ATGCACGCTCTTTCTATTCCTACTTGGATTATTCATATATCTAGCGTTATTGAGTGGATTGCCGCCATCTGGTTAATCTGGAAATACGGTGAAGTGACAGCTAACCATGCCTGGTGGGCATTGTCCTTTGCTATGTTACCTGCTTTGGTCAGCGCCATGTGTGCTTGCACTTGGCATTATTTTGACAATCCGGAATCTCTAGAATGGATGGTAACACTGCAAGCTGCCATGACGTTAGTCGGTAATTTTACGCTTTGGGCAGCTGCGGTGTTGATTTGGCGTTCCACCAATGCCAAAACTGCTAGCAGTCCTGTGTCCACCAAACCTATGAATTTGGAGTGA
- the csaB gene encoding polysaccharide pyruvyl transferase CsaB, giving the protein MRVLLSGYYGKGNGGDEALLATLLQMLPPSVTPVVLSGNPEETSSRYGVEAHERMTPLTVLQALRSCDAFVWGGGSLIQDTTSAISPFYYGGIMALAQKMGLKTVAWAQGIGPLKRPVTRWLARQTFGDCTKVSVRDRASAAMLTDWQIPFILAPDPVWALEGKPVPGLWDLPAPRVAVTLRSSPQLTQTRLANLTRALIDFQKATQTFILLLPFQKSEDLAIAQAIQPQLKDVSQIICLEEPQLLKGVFRGVEMAIGMRLHSLIMAASEGCRCFALSYDPKVNRLMEDVDMPGWDLATLPDDPNLIGKTWIEHYANGDPLSTERIQSLVDRALMHREVLREALTE; this is encoded by the coding sequence ATGCGGGTGTTGTTGTCAGGGTATTACGGCAAGGGAAACGGTGGGGACGAAGCTTTATTAGCAACGCTTCTACAGATGCTACCACCATCAGTAACGCCTGTGGTTCTCTCAGGCAATCCTGAGGAAACCAGCAGTCGCTATGGTGTGGAAGCACATGAGCGCATGACACCTTTAACCGTACTGCAAGCTTTACGCTCCTGTGATGCTTTTGTTTGGGGTGGCGGGAGTTTAATTCAAGATACAACGAGTGCGATTAGCCCATTTTATTATGGGGGAATCATGGCATTAGCCCAAAAAATGGGTTTGAAAACCGTTGCTTGGGCGCAGGGAATTGGTCCACTGAAGCGTCCTGTGACTCGTTGGTTAGCGCGGCAAACATTTGGTGATTGTACCAAAGTGAGTGTGCGCGATCGCGCTTCTGCGGCAATGCTCACTGATTGGCAAATTCCTTTTATCTTGGCTCCCGATCCCGTTTGGGCTTTGGAAGGTAAACCAGTTCCTGGACTTTGGGATTTACCTGCTCCCCGAGTTGCGGTGACTTTACGTTCCTCACCCCAGTTAACCCAAACTCGCCTTGCTAACCTGACTCGCGCACTGATTGATTTTCAAAAAGCTACACAAACTTTTATCTTACTGCTGCCTTTTCAAAAAAGTGAAGATTTAGCCATAGCCCAGGCAATTCAACCGCAACTTAAAGATGTCAGCCAGATTATATGTTTAGAAGAACCGCAACTTTTGAAAGGTGTGTTTCGCGGTGTGGAAATGGCAATTGGGATGCGCCTGCACAGTTTAATTATGGCAGCAAGTGAAGGGTGTCGCTGCTTTGCTCTCAGTTATGACCCTAAGGTGAATCGGTTGATGGAAGATGTAGATATGCCAGGGTGGGATTTGGCAACTTTGCCAGATGACCCTAATTTGATTGGGAAAACATGGATAGAGCATTATGCCAATGGGGATCCACTGTCAACAGAAAGAATTCAGTCTTTGGTGGATAGAGCATTAATGCACCGCGAGGTGTTGAGGGAAGCCTTAACTGAATAG
- a CDS encoding DUF3598 family protein: MDLKEQNWKNFTANHLRDWYGIWTRYSPQGEVTESFQSLRSFRGNPQETEIVQTNRYAYADGRRLEQSWEYNQLSNSLPDGLFHPQNESMKGVFFESGHAAWVGTKLKTGSYFGVELFFRYNELRHSVGIVYDEHGSLSRTANIREDATGFPSQYWSSEVNQLPERNLTGNWQGTAVTMTPDLKISAPIATQLHWDWEGHETFFLPDGVSVSCPAKVSVGTSFTMIANWLVTASEMQQLVVKYDESGDFSALTLELLHLLH, encoded by the coding sequence ATGGATTTAAAAGAGCAAAATTGGAAAAATTTCACTGCTAACCATTTGCGTGACTGGTACGGGATTTGGACAAGATATTCTCCCCAAGGCGAGGTAACAGAATCGTTTCAAAGTCTTAGAAGCTTTCGGGGTAATCCACAGGAAACCGAAATCGTTCAAACTAATCGCTACGCATACGCTGACGGCAGAAGATTGGAACAAAGTTGGGAATATAACCAACTCTCAAATAGCTTACCTGATGGGCTTTTTCATCCACAAAATGAATCGATGAAGGGCGTTTTCTTTGAATCAGGTCATGCTGCTTGGGTTGGAACCAAGTTGAAAACAGGCTCATATTTTGGAGTTGAATTATTTTTTAGATACAACGAATTAAGACATAGTGTAGGCATTGTTTATGACGAACATGGTAGTTTGTCCAGAACGGCAAATATTCGCGAAGATGCGACTGGCTTTCCTAGTCAATACTGGTCAAGTGAAGTCAATCAATTACCGGAACGAAATTTAACCGGTAATTGGCAAGGAACCGCTGTAACTATGACTCCTGATTTAAAGATTTCTGCGCCCATAGCTACTCAGTTACACTGGGACTGGGAAGGACACGAAACTTTCTTTTTACCTGACGGCGTTTCTGTGAGTTGTCCAGCCAAAGTAAGTGTTGGCACTTCCTTTACTATGATAGCAAATTGGCTAGTGACAGCCTCCGAGATGCAACAATTGGTTGTTAAGTATGACGAGTCTGGAGATTTTTCGGCGTTGACGTTGGAACTACTGCACCTTTTGCATTAG
- a CDS encoding DUF3593 domain-containing protein yields the protein MISKETLFALSLFPYLGFLWFISRSTQMPRLALYGFYGTLVFVAVTIPAGIYAQVHYGKSLANVDWLHGGAEFFLTLSNILIVLGFGQAVISKSQE from the coding sequence ATGATTTCAAAAGAAACCCTGTTTGCCCTTTCCTTGTTTCCCTACTTGGGTTTCTTGTGGTTTATCAGCCGCAGTACGCAAATGCCCCGTTTGGCGCTGTATGGTTTTTACGGCACTCTCGTCTTTGTTGCCGTTACCATCCCAGCGGGAATTTATGCCCAAGTGCATTATGGCAAGTCTCTAGCAAATGTCGATTGGCTACACGGAGGCGCAGAATTTTTTTTGACGCTTTCTAATATTTTGATTGTACTGGGTTTCGGGCAAGCGGTGATTTCCAAAAGCCAGGAGTAG
- a CDS encoding nSTAND1 domain-containing NTPase — protein MSNTHVKTILILAANPTNSSRLRLDEEVREIDEGLRRANKREQFKLEQKWAVRQRDFYRAMLDCQPQIVHFCGHGAGQDGIVLDDETGQPALISADPLGSMFKLFATKGVDCVLLNACYSEVQAAAISQHVNYVIGMTQTVGDKAAVAFAVAFYDAIAAGEEVEFAYELGCSQMFGFLAQQIPVLRKKQSIIPTAPQIEVIPPNPYQGLSAFGEEDAAFFFGREMFVNSLVQAVHKQPLIAVIGPSGSGKSSVVYAGLIPQLRAEGSWLIESFRPGNQPFYQLASALVSQLEPELGEIRQLREAAGLATDMQQGKVTLQQVVSRITERNPDKRLLLVADQFEELYTLCQVKEEQERFVNTLLEAIHLKSLTLVFTLRADFYGYVLSYRPFRDALQEFTPQLVSSMSREELQAAIALPAQKLEVQLEDGLTQRILDDVGLEPGNLPLLEFALTRVWEKQQNRVLTHQAYDEIGGVKKALANHAEQIYRQLGEGEKKQAQRIFLQLVRPGEGTEDTRRLATRAEVGNQNWGLVSYLAGYQARLVVTGRDDNSGEDTVEVVHEALIREWITLREWMNANRQFRVWQERLKVAIREWQNNNHDSGALLRGVSLTVAEEWLQKRSDEMTQEERDFIQASASQRDREKLERDRRRQRTMIGLSSFSAVALILAGVAGVGWWRAAIREITSLTTTSDVLLNSDGVKALKESLKAVVKMQHTPLVDADTRTQVELTLLNTVDNVTAPNTLGRHAKAVIGVTFSPDGKILASASADKTVKLWDTATGQVIQTLSGHTASVWGVSFSPDGKILASASRDKTVKLWDPATGKEIKTLSGHIDVVNGVSFSPDGKILASTSADKTVKLWDTATGQVIQTLSGHIDAVSGTSFSPDGKILASASRDKMVKLWDTATGKEIKTLSGHIDVVNGVSFSPDGKILASTSADKTVKLWDTATGQVIQTLNRHKKTVNGVSFSPNGKMLASTSTDNNVKLWDTATGQVIQTLSGHTETVNGTSFSPDGKILATASFDKTVKLWDTATGKEIKTLSGHTNEVRGVSFSPDGKILASASFDKTVKLWNSSTSQVIKNLGHTNEVFNVSFSPDGKILATASYNNTVKLWDSDTGQVIKTLSGHTDAVNRVSFSPDGKILASASRDQTVKLWDSDTGQVIKTLSGHTNWVNDTSFSPDGKTLASASRDQTVKLWDSDTGQVIKTLSGHTNWVNDTSFSPNGKILASASRDQTVKLWDTAKGQVIKTLSEHTDQVYGTSFSLDGKILASASADKTVKLWDTPKGKEIKTLSGYTDTVYGVSFSPNGKMLATASYDNTVRLWRWDYDNLLREGCAFMGEYFKTNPDDADTEIGKMCDERVPNQ, from the coding sequence ATGAGTAATACCCATGTCAAAACCATTTTAATTCTGGCAGCAAATCCGACAAATAGCTCAAGGCTGCGACTTGATGAAGAGGTACGGGAAATTGATGAAGGATTACGACGCGCTAACAAACGAGAGCAGTTTAAGCTAGAGCAAAAATGGGCAGTGCGTCAAAGGGACTTCTACCGCGCCATGTTAGATTGTCAGCCCCAGATTGTTCACTTTTGCGGACATGGTGCTGGGCAAGATGGCATAGTTTTAGATGATGAGACGGGACAGCCAGCATTAATCTCTGCAGACCCACTGGGGAGTATGTTTAAGCTGTTTGCTACCAAAGGAGTCGATTGTGTCCTTTTGAACGCTTGTTATTCAGAAGTGCAAGCTGCGGCAATTAGCCAACACGTCAATTATGTGATTGGCATGACTCAGACAGTAGGGGATAAAGCAGCTGTTGCCTTTGCGGTGGCGTTTTATGATGCGATCGCAGCAGGGGAAGAGGTGGAATTTGCCTATGAGCTTGGCTGTTCTCAAATGTTCGGTTTTTTGGCACAGCAAATTCCGGTACTGAGAAAAAAACAGTCAATTATCCCCACAGCACCCCAAATAGAAGTTATTCCTCCCAACCCCTACCAAGGATTGTCTGCATTTGGGGAAGAAGATGCAGCATTCTTTTTTGGACGAGAGATGTTTGTGAATAGCTTAGTTCAAGCGGTTCACAAACAGCCCTTGATAGCAGTGATTGGTCCTTCTGGGAGTGGCAAATCTTCTGTAGTGTATGCAGGACTGATTCCACAGTTACGAGCAGAAGGAAGTTGGCTGATTGAATCTTTCCGTCCTGGAAACCAACCGTTTTATCAGCTTGCTTCTGCATTGGTGAGTCAATTAGAACCAGAACTGGGTGAAATTAGACAACTGCGGGAAGCCGCTGGACTAGCAACAGATATGCAACAAGGCAAAGTGACCTTGCAGCAGGTAGTTTCTCGCATTACAGAACGCAATCCTGACAAACGTCTGTTGCTAGTCGCAGACCAATTTGAGGAACTTTACACCCTTTGCCAGGTGAAGGAAGAACAAGAGCGCTTTGTTAATACGTTGCTCGAAGCTATCCATCTGAAAAGTTTAACATTGGTTTTCACTTTACGGGCTGACTTCTACGGCTATGTCCTCTCCTACCGTCCATTTCGGGATGCCTTGCAGGAGTTTACACCCCAATTAGTCAGTTCTATGAGTCGGGAGGAACTACAAGCGGCGATCGCGCTACCTGCACAAAAGCTGGAAGTACAACTAGAAGATGGACTGACTCAACGAATTCTCGACGATGTGGGGCTTGAACCTGGTAACTTACCACTGTTGGAATTTGCTCTCACCCGAGTTTGGGAGAAACAACAAAACCGTGTGTTAACTCACCAGGCATATGATGAGATTGGCGGTGTAAAAAAAGCGTTAGCTAATCATGCCGAGCAAATTTATCGTCAACTTGGTGAGGGAGAAAAAAAGCAGGCACAGCGAATTTTTCTGCAATTAGTGCGTCCGGGCGAGGGAACAGAGGATACTCGGCGGCTAGCAACCCGTGCAGAAGTTGGGAACCAGAATTGGGGATTGGTGAGTTATTTAGCAGGATACCAAGCCCGTTTGGTTGTGACGGGACGCGATGACAACTCAGGAGAAGATACGGTAGAAGTTGTTCATGAAGCGCTGATTCGGGAATGGATCACTTTACGAGAGTGGATGAATGCTAACCGTCAGTTTCGCGTTTGGCAAGAACGTCTGAAGGTAGCAATCCGAGAGTGGCAAAATAACAACCATGACTCAGGAGCATTGTTGCGAGGCGTATCCTTGACCGTAGCCGAAGAATGGTTACAGAAACGCTCAGATGAAATGACGCAGGAGGAGCGAGACTTTATTCAGGCTAGCGCAAGTCAACGGGATAGGGAGAAACTGGAACGCGATCGCCGGAGGCAAAGGACAATGATTGGACTCAGTAGCTTTTCTGCGGTAGCTCTGATTTTAGCAGGCGTCGCTGGTGTGGGCTGGTGGAGAGCCGCAATAAGAGAAATTACTTCTCTTACGACTACTTCAGATGTGCTGTTGAATTCAGATGGGGTAAAAGCCCTAAAAGAAAGTTTAAAAGCTGTTGTGAAAATGCAACATACACCCTTGGTAGATGCGGATACCCGCACACAGGTAGAACTGACATTACTGAATACAGTTGACAATGTCACCGCACCGAACACCTTAGGAAGACACGCAAAAGCGGTTATTGGCGTCACCTTCAGCCCGGATGGCAAAATCCTGGCCTCTGCCAGTGCTGACAAGACGGTGAAACTGTGGGATACTGCCACAGGTCAAGTAATTCAAACCCTGAGTGGGCATACAGCCTCGGTTTGGGGCGTCAGTTTCAGCCCGGATGGCAAAATCTTGGCATCTGCAAGTCGTGACAAGACGGTGAAACTGTGGGATCCTGCCACAGGTAAAGAAATTAAAACCCTGAGTGGGCATATAGACGTGGTTAATGGCGTCAGTTTCAGCCCGGATGGCAAAATCCTGGCTTCTACTAGTGCTGACAAGACGGTGAAACTGTGGGATACTGCCACAGGTCAAGTAATTCAAACTCTGAGTGGGCATATAGACGCGGTTAGTGGCACGAGCTTCAGCCCGGATGGCAAAATCTTGGCATCTGCAAGTCGCGACAAGATGGTGAAACTGTGGGATACTGCCACAGGTAAAGAAATTAAAACCCTGAGTGGGCATATAGACGTGGTTAATGGCGTTAGTTTCAGCCCGGATGGCAAAATCCTGGCTTCTACTAGTGCTGACAAGACGGTGAAACTGTGGGATACTGCCACAGGTCAAGTAATTCAAACCCTGAATAGGCATAAAAAGACGGTTAATGGCGTCAGTTTCAGCCCGAATGGCAAAATGCTGGCTTCTACTAGTACTGACAATAACGTGAAACTGTGGGATACTGCCACAGGTCAAGTAATTCAAACCCTGAGTGGGCATACAGAAACGGTTAATGGCACGAGCTTCAGCCCGGATGGCAAAATCCTGGCAACGGCTAGTTTTGACAAGACGGTGAAACTGTGGGATACTGCCACAGGTAAAGAAATTAAAACCCTGAGTGGGCATACAAACGAGGTTAGGGGCGTCAGCTTCAGCCCAGATGGCAAAATCCTGGCATCGGCTAGTTTTGACAAGACGGTGAAACTGTGGAATTCCTCCACAAGTCAAGTAATTAAAAACCTTGGGCATACAAACGAGGTTTTTAACGTCAGCTTCAGCCCGGATGGCAAAATCCTGGCAACGGCAAGTTATAACAACACGGTGAAACTGTGGGATTCTGACACAGGTCAAGTAATTAAAACCCTAAGTGGGCATACAGACGCGGTTAATCGCGTCAGCTTCAGCCCGGATGGCAAAATCCTGGCATCTGCAAGTCGTGACCAGACGGTGAAACTGTGGGATTCTGACACAGGTCAAGTAATTAAAACCCTGAGTGGGCATACAAACTGGGTTAATGACACGAGCTTCAGCCCGGATGGCAAAACCCTGGCATCTGCAAGTCGTGACCAGACGGTAAAACTGTGGGATTCTGACACAGGTCAAGTAATTAAAACCCTGAGTGGGCATACAAACTGGGTTAATGACACGAGCTTCAGCCCAAATGGCAAAATCCTGGCATCTGCAAGTCGTGACCAGACGGTGAAACTGTGGGATACTGCCAAAGGTCAAGTAATTAAAACCCTGAGTGAGCATACAGACCAGGTTTATGGCACGAGCTTCAGCCTGGATGGCAAAATCCTGGCATCTGCAAGTGCTGACAAGACGGTGAAACTGTGGGATACTCCCAAAGGTAAAGAAATTAAAACCCTGAGTGGGTATACAGACACGGTTTATGGCGTCAGCTTTAGCCCTAATGGAAAAATGCTGGCAACGGCAAGTTATGACAACACGGTGAGACTGTGGAGATGGGATTATGATAATTTACTCAGGGAAGGGTGCGCGTTCATGGGTGAGTATTTCAAAACTAATCCCGATGATGCCGATACTGAAATTGGCAAGATGTGCGATGAACGCGTACCAAATCAGTAG